One Halictus rubicundus isolate RS-2024b chromosome 10, iyHalRubi1_principal, whole genome shotgun sequence genomic window carries:
- the LOC143357653 gene encoding uncharacterized protein LOC143357653, whose amino-acid sequence MSNYSYYYVKTIIDDADKPKTYKFLKGNPALFQPPGDTWSTHGRYNLLSRLLRGGLSGSGDVYHPGNAIFKVRDRFLTIRYSRHSVPEESLLRETLAIHQRIS is encoded by the exons ATGTCGAATTACTCCTACTATTACGTGAAAACGATCATCGACGACGCCGACAAGCCGAAAACGTACAAATTCTTAAAAGG GAATCCCGCTCTGTTTCAACCTCCGGGCGACACGTGGTCCACACATGGTCGTTACAATCTTCTTTCGCGGTTGCTCAGAGGAGGACTTTCCGGTTCAGGTGACGTCTACCATCCGGGCAACGCCATCTTCAAGGTTCGTGATCGTTTCTTAACTATACGGTACAGTCGTCACAGTGTACCTGAAGAATCCCTTCTCCGAGAAACTCTGGCGATTCACCAAAGAATTTCGTAG
- the Alk gene encoding anaplastic lymphoma kinase, which translates to MVRVRRSGVSAANSRQASHTEHGCRCRFRFTGDILLRILLGLCYITGTCCDWKERMPRGTKELQYALTRSAELGYCDFEVPCTSWRNKTAPLIPVTADRGRYGPKADAHNMKYGHFLWFTGRGDVQLWSSTIPQTSSNCMLELALYQVEMDDSVINLVIITNNTSSIAAEKPGNNRAKWEKALFNLGAISQPHQLLLEMLVPHNNSSVGIDNIRLVDCFLKVPPVKMTCTAVMFRCNNGTCLSRTQICDLVEDCADGEDEKLNCDKMPENSTCNFEHGWCGWWNVSGKPLNWTLYRGPTPSDKTGPSHDHTYRNASGTYAYVNVSKALGLGSSATIESPIFNPTPPYSSDKESPYYKSCQVRFFYHQYGTHSGSLGLFLVRMKPHQNHSENLWWSYGDKGDAWYNQVVVLPDVRHRYFLQFEASRGLSSTGDVAIDDFSLSPECFGIGVPPEVVGDFNYYNPVIDIEKVPDQHVDFINETVIRITNCGATGRTGPTAEQCTKEYNGTDVELDVPSAQFEDASSHLNGVQRWMAPRGGYYTLIGLGARGGKGSSGMGSTLGALVRGIIELEKGEQLYFMVGQAGIDACPKNFRLKMDSCQTVGRNSGPSVSEITSSIREVKKFKIKDGGGGGGGATYVFRLKKNGMQLPILVAGGGGGIGFGPFVNTGLQHGRGPVPSGKPPIIVPVVTQDIGGPGGGWEGSSSSDGVQRPTAGTPLIRGGIGGIGCGPGNHSHGNGGFGGGGGGCLTGGGGGGYIGGDTGHKESGNGEGGYSYASRELMHVEFRPAINRESGEVYIIPAISGCGCDFRCVALDQYLSETKCLCPPGWLLSNDLKSCDVADDSKGTHQTFVILWITLSVVLVLAFSAICLVIYNRYQNRKALSRRRQDMFGNGTELTSLRAVTDTMMTEFNPNYEFAGNLYSFKDLPQIPREYIHLVKPLGQGAFGEVFQGIYKYRRNEEHPVAVKTIPSTSTPQTEADFMMEALIMSKFNHPNIVHFIGVSFDKNPKYIVLELLGGGNLKNFLRDERPRADRPTSLTMLDLIICGYNVANGCKYMEEARFIHRDIAARNCLLTCKEAGRIVKIADFGMAKDIYRSDYYRKGGKAMLPIKWMPPESFLDGIFTTKTDVWAFGVLLWEIMSFGYIPYTGCTNRETMTMVTSGVRLEKPAGCPDPIYGIMTRCWHPRPEDRPSFATIVERIGYCLQDPDVTNHPMPNFDILPICHLEMTMMRPDPEAECINVQSELDACGYMQPKIFDPRSVSQRLPHAAASNVSSDFRNENLSKRMFLQPTDRPSISEQTYGGNASRDRFSDQNDDTESKDTADGSNPEEKSGHRTSKDIENSGKLDTGDNGNNRPLETGNRRSSTIDIADVDKRNGNESVTTTDTNSDSLIVASSDTPPDTTNSSPNTRTCSPSHVGLNTTTAATTNVNGLIKKNSLKAALSLDPSALCRGKIPYDEIPFSSQAQRSSTPGNMGIKKDPMVRQLPREEECSC; encoded by the exons ATGGTCAGAGTTAGGCGGTCTGGGGTGTCGGCCGCGAATTCGAGACAGGCGAGTCACACCGAGCACGGCTGCCGATGTAGATTTCGCTTCACCGGCGACATACTGCTGAGGATCCTCCTCGGTCTTTGCTACATCACCGGCACCTGTTGCGACTGGAAGGAAAGAATGCCGCGAGGGACCAAAGAGTTACAATACGCCCTCACTCGATCGGCCGAGCTCGGCTACTGCGACTTCGAAGTTCCTTGTACTTCCTGGCGGAACAAAACTGCCCCCTTGATACCAGTCACAGCGGACCGCGGTAGATACGGACCGAAGGCGGATGCTCATAACATGAAATATG GACACTTTCTGTGGTTTACTGGCAGAGGGGATGTGCAACTGTGGTCTTCCACGATCCCTCAAACTAGCTCGAATTGTATGTTGGAATTAGCTTTATATCAGGTCGAGATGGACGACAGTGTTATCAATTTAGTTAtaattacaaataatacaaGCTCAATTGCCGCGGAGAAACCAGGGAATAATCGTGCAAA GTGGGAGAAAGCATTATTCAATTTAGGCGCAATTAGTCAACCACACCAACTTTTACTAGAAATGTTGGTACCCCATAATAACTCCAGCGTTGGCATTGATAACATCCGTTTGGTCGATTGTTTCTTAA AAGTACCACCTGTAAAAATGACCTGCACAGCAGTCATGTTTCGTTGTAACAATGGCACGTGTTTAAGCAGAACACAGATCTGTGACCTTGTAGAAGACTGTGCCGATGGCGAAGACGAAAAACTCAACTGCG ACAAAATGCCGGAGAATTCCACGTGCAATTTTGAGCACGGATGGTGCGGCTGGTGGAACGTATCAGGAAAACCCTTAAATTGGACCCTTTACAGAGGTCCGACACCGTCCGATAAAACTGGACCTAGTCACGATCATACATACCGCAATGCGTCCG GAACGTACGCGTACGTAAACGTGTCTAAAGCACTTGGATTAGGCAGTTCTGCTACCATTGAGAGTCCGATATTCAATCCGACACCACCGTACAGCAGCGATAAGGAGAGTCCATATTATAAATCATGTCAA GTACGATTCTTCTACCATCAGTATGGCACGCACAGCGGTTCCCTCGGACTGTTTTTAGTTCGAATGAAACCTCATCAAAATCATTCGGAGAACCTTTGGTGGTCCTACGGTGACAAGGGCGATGCTTGGTACAATCAAGTCGTTGTTTTGCCGGATGTACGACACAG ATATTTCTTACAATTCGAAGCAAGCAGAGGCTTATCGTCAACCGGCGATGTAGCAATTGACGATTTCTCTTTGAGCCCAGAATGTTTCGGCATTG GGGTTCCGCCGGAAGTCGTTGGAGATTTTAATTATTACAATCCAGTTATAGACATCGAAAAAGTTCCAGATCAACACGTGGATTTTATAAACGAAACTG TTATTCGAATTACAAACTGCGGGGCCACGGGAAGAACAGGTCCAACGGCCGAACAATGCACAAAGGAGTATAATGGGACGGACGTAGAATTAGATGTACCATCAGCGCAATTTGAAGATGCTTCCTCTCATTTGAATGGCGTTCAACGGTGGATGGCACCTCGCGGTGGATATTACAC TTTAATCGGGCTGGGTGCACGCGGAGGTAAAGGGTCTAGTGGAATGGGTAGTACGTTGGGCGCCCTTGTCCGCGGAATAATCGAACTGGAAAAGGGTGAACAATTGTACTTCATGGTAGGACAGGCGGGAATAGACGCGTGTCCTAAA AACTTTCGACTGAAAATGGATAGTTGTCAAACTGTTGGACGAAATAGTGGACCATCTGTATCGGAAATTACCTCTAGCATACGCGaagtgaaaaaatttaagataaaaGATGGTGGGGGCGGCGGTGGTGGAGCAACATATGTCTTCAGA TTGAAGAAAAATGGAATGCAACTCCCGATTCTTGTTGCCGGGGGTGGAGGTGGAATAGGTTTCGGACCATTTGTTAATACCGGTCTTCAACATGGGCGGGGACCTGTGCCATCTGGAAAACCACCAATAATTGTACCGGTTGTTACGCAGGATATTG GTGGTCCCGGCGGAGGGTGGGAAGGGTCATCGAGTAGCGACGGGGTTCAACGACCTACCGCTGGAACGCCTTTAATCCGGGGTGGCATCGGAGGAATTGGTTGCGGTCCTGGAAATCACAGCCACGGCAATGGCGGattcggtggtggtggtggcggctgTCTTAcgggtggcggtggtggtggttaTATAG GCGGTGACACGGGCCACAAGGAGTCCGGCAACGGCGAAGGTGGTTACTCGTATGCCAGCCGTGAGCTGATGCACGTCGAATTCCGACCAGCAATAAATCGTGAATCCGGTGAAGTGTACATTATTCCTGCAATCAGCGGATGCGGCTGTGATTTCCGTTGTGTCGCTCTTGACCAGTACCTCAGCGAAACCAAATGTTTGTGCCCACCGGGATGGTTATTAAGCAACGACTTGAAATCCTGCGACG TAGCCGACGACTCGAAGGGTACACATCAAACATTCGTGATTCTGTGGATCACTCTAAGCGTCGTCTTGGTGTTGGCTTTCTCCGCCATCTGCCTAGTAATTT ATAACCGTTACCAAAATCGAAAGGCCCTTTCACGTCGGCGACAAGATATGTTTGGTAATGGTACGGAGTTAACGTCGTTACGCGCCGTTACCGACACCATGATGACCGAGTTCAATCCGAACTACGAGTTCGCTGGGAATCTCTATAGCTTTAAAGATTTGCCGCAAATACCACGCGAGTACATCCACTTAGTAAA ACCCCTGGGCCAAGGTGCTTTCGGCGAGGTATTCCAAGGTATTTACAAGTACAGGCGCAACGAAGAGCATCCAGTCGCTGTGAAAACTATACCCTCCACTTCCACGCCCCAGACCGAAGCCGATTTCATGATGGAGGCTCTAATCATGAGCAAATTCAATCATCCGAATATCGTTCATTTCATCGGCGTGTCTTTCGACAAGAATCCGAAATACATCGTTCTGGAACTGCTCGGTGGCGGCAACCTGAAGAATTTCCTTCGGGACGAAAGACCACGCGCG GATCGGCCTACGTCCTTGACGATGCTGGATCTAATAATATGCGGCTACAATGTTGCTAACGGCTGCAAATACATGGAAGAAGCCCGTTTTATCCATCGGGATATCGCGGCGAGAAATTGTTTACTTACTTGCAAGGAAGCTGGTCGAATTGTGAAAATCGCTGACTTCGGCATGGCCAAGGATATTTACAGAAGCGATTACTATAGAAAAGGGGGCAAGGCTATGTTACCTATAAAATGGATGCCGCCGGAAAGCTTTCTGGACGGAATATTCACCACGAAAACCGACGTTTG GGCATTCGGCGTTTTATTGTGGGAGATTATGTCTTTCGGATACATACCCTATACGGGATGCACCAACAGAGAAACTATGACGATGGTAACGTCAGGTGTTCGTTTGGAAAAGCCAGCGGGATGTCCCGATCCTATTTATGGCATAATGACGCGATGCTGGCACCCACGGCCAGAAGATAGGCCTAGTTTTGCGACTATTGTTGAAAGAATTGGTTATTGTTTACAG GACCCTGACGTAACAAATCATCCGATGCCTAACTTTGATATATTACCAATCTGTCACCTTGAAATGACAATGATGAGGCCGGACCCGGAAGCGGAGTGTATCAACGTACAATCTGAA CTGGATGCATGCGGCTACATGCAACCTAAAATCTTTGACCCACGATCGGTGAGCCAACGTTTGCCTCATGCTGCCGCTAGTAACGTTTCGTCGGATTTTAGAAATGAAAATCTGAGTAAAAGAATGTTTCTGCAACCGACCGATCGTCCGAGTATCTCTGAACAAACTTATGGCGGTAATGCGAGTCGCGATCGTTTCAGTGATCAGAATGACGATACAGAG AGCAAAGATACAGCCGATGGCTCGAATCCAGAGGAGAAAAGTGGACATCGAACTTCAAAGGACATCGAAAATAGCGGTAAGTTAGACACCGGTGACAACGGCAACAaccgtccattggaaacgggaAATCGTCGAAGCAGTACGATCGACATCGCCGATGTTGACAAAAGGAACGGCAACGAAAGCGTTACCACCACCGACACTAACTCCGACTCGTTGATCGTTGCTTCTTCGGACACGCCGCCGGACACGACGAACTCGTCACCGAATACACGTACCTGTTCCCCTAGCCACGTCGGCCTAAACACAACCACCGCCGCCACGACTAATGTGAACGGATTGATCAAGAAAAATTCCTTGAAAGCTGCGCTAAGTTTAGACCCCAGCGCGTTATGCCGTGGCAAGATACCATACGACGAAATACCATTCTCGTCGCAGGCGCAACGATCCAGCACACCCGGAAATATGGGGATTAAAAAG GATCCTATGGTTCGTCAGCTACCAAGAGAAGAGGAATGCTCCTGCTGA